The DNA sequence AAAACTACCTTCCCATGGAACTAACATGTTCTACTTAATATAAGAACAAACTTACGTCTAACTAAATTTCCATCAGTAACTACAAATAGCATAATAAAAGTATCATGTCAAAAACATATCGAACAAACAGTGCTACAAGAAACTAGTCAATGAGAAGAAAAGGCTAAGATTGAGTACGGTTCAAAGCATCATATAACAGGAACATTGCAAAGAATTAGAAAACATTTCTAACTTAAAAGAAGCAAAAAAATTTAAGCAGAGAATTGGTCTACAAGAGTAAATAGCATGATCAACTCAAACAAACTCACCAAAAATACATCCCACAGACCACATATCAACCGCAGTTGAGTAATGAGTAGATCCCAACAAAACCTCAGGAGCTCTGTACCATAGAGTAACAATCTGAACAAAAAGAACAGACCCAAAATGAGCAATTCCACTAATCAAGTACTTAATTTTAACTTCCAGATTTCTCCAACTTTCTGGTGATTTAGTTGGCAATGCCAGTATGAAGAAAGAGAAAACCGTTAACCTCGTGGGTGTAGCTCTTTATTGGGACAGTGAAAGCCCTTCCAAGGCCCAAATCAGCAATCTTAAGTATGCCCTTCTCTTTGTCCACTAATAGGTTCTGTGGCTTCAAATCTCTGACATGAGATAATAAAAGGTCGATTAACAATAAGTAACTGACCAAAATTTACACTAAACACAACTACTACGACAACTACTAGTACTACTATGCCTCAATCCCAACAACTTGAGATTGGATCGTCATTTAAGCACATCTCTGACCAATATTATACAATATAAAATAAAGGTACTAGAAGTTCCTTATATTTTCTACTAGCATATAAATCTAACACGACTAAAGACTCCTACAAAGCATAGGACCTTAAGTAAATCAATCGTATATCTGATTAAAACATATGTCTGACTAGCACTAAACTAATCAAATGCAAAAAATACAAGGGAGCAGTGACTAAAATAGACCTGTGGAGAACTCCATGGCTATGGCAGTGAGCTACCCCTTTGCACAATTGATATAAGAAACTCTGGTGGAAATGGAAAAAATGTCAATACCAATCAATACGATAAACATATCCATTCCAATTTAAGTCTTCAACTCAACCCAACATTTCCATGCAAAGTACAAATACACATGTAAAAAATcgctaaaatttcaaaaatatgagtaaaattcttaaaCCGTAATTTCAAAAGTGTACTAGGATTTATTACTAAAAACCTTAAGACTAAACTCgtcaaatttaaaatttcaataaGAACCAGAGAAATAAACATTTTCTATACAGAGTACAGATATACATCTGAAAAATTACAAATATTTCAAAATATACAAAGAGAAAGCGGGTAATGCTGACCTGGATGAGAGAAGGAGGGAGAGGTCTAGGATTGGGACCTTTACGATGAGAATCGACGAATTTCTTCAGATCAGTATCCAAATACTCAAAAACTAGGTAAAGAAGGGGCTTCCCATTTTTGTCAATTTGCTCGACACAGAGGAGACGAACGATGTAGAGAGAATGGGAAAGCATTTGAAGAAGCGAGATTTCTCTTAGGGCAGTGGGTGGGATCCCTTCTTCGTCCATTTCTAGCCGAGTTTTCTTCAGCGCCACCAATTGTCCCGTCGCCTTGTCCTTTGCTTTATATACTTTGCCGTACGTTCCTTCTCCTACTTTCTCCAATTTCTCGTATTTCTCCATTGTTAAACGCTGATTGATTTTAACGAAGAGAGTGGTAGAGATAACAGTGATGAATTTCAACTACTAGTTATTTGGGGAGCGTAAAGTAAAGCATTTTCCCTTTGCAACGGCACTGCACCGACAGCAGGGTTTCCCTTTTCCCCCTctttattttgaattttgaatttgttACTTTACACATGCTACCGCCCTCCTATTATCATTATGTTGACTATTTTTTGGATTATTATTTGCACTCGTATGACTCATAATGTCCGATAATCACTAATCTGATACCGAACCAACCAATATCTTATCGATTGGCTAGCGAATTAGtatatttaaaagtcaatatttgataAATCGAATCATCAAGCGTAAATAGCCAACCGATAAGCATACCTACCACTAGTTAATTTTGGATAAAAAAATTCTTTTCGACAATTTTAGTTCAGTAGATTAACATGGGGGAAAAAAATTAATAATGGCCTTAGAAAAGGCCACTTGTGCAAATGCTCTTCTTTTTAGCCTAGTTG is a window from the Nicotiana tomentosiformis chromosome 10, ASM39032v3, whole genome shotgun sequence genome containing:
- the LOC104100553 gene encoding cell division control protein 2 homolog C yields the protein MEKYEKLEKVGEGTYGKVYKAKDKATGQLVALKKTRLEMDEEGIPPTALREISLLQMLSHSLYIVRLLCVEQIDKNGKPLLYLVFEYLDTDLKKFVDSHRKGPNPRPLPPSLIQSFLYQLCKGVAHCHSHGVLHRDLKPQNLLVDKEKGILKIADLGLGRAFTVPIKSYTHEIVTLWYRAPEVLLGSTHYSTAVDMWSVGCIFAEMVRRQALFPGDSEFQQLLHIFRLLGTPTEKQWPGVSSLRDWHVYPKWEPQNLASAVPALGPDGVDLLTKMLQYDPADRISAKAALDHPYFDSLDKSQF